The following are from one region of the Sandaracinus amylolyticus genome:
- a CDS encoding PilN domain-containing protein: MIRINLLPAAKKQARGVSAGGGGATPWAVGYAATALLTCVVLAVVYFGKESELQEQAARNAALETQIRQLTAQSASIDEVRAQLARSQELEQVVAELQRARFGPTRVLMELSRILSAGGGPSIDPQRLEELRRGNPLAGFNRGWDARRLWLTSFEEQDRQVRIRGVGRTNEDVAEFLRRLALSDSFEAVNLQKTEAVEDRTTHLALISFELTATVRY; this comes from the coding sequence ATGATCCGCATCAACCTGCTGCCCGCCGCGAAGAAGCAGGCGCGCGGGGTGAGCGCGGGGGGCGGCGGTGCGACGCCCTGGGCGGTCGGGTACGCGGCGACTGCGCTGCTCACGTGCGTGGTGCTCGCGGTCGTCTACTTCGGCAAGGAGAGCGAGCTCCAGGAGCAAGCGGCGCGCAACGCCGCGCTCGAGACGCAGATCCGACAGCTCACGGCGCAGAGCGCGAGCATCGACGAGGTGCGGGCACAGCTCGCGCGGAGCCAAGAGCTCGAGCAGGTCGTCGCCGAGCTGCAGCGCGCGCGCTTCGGACCGACGCGCGTGCTGATGGAGCTCTCGCGGATCTTGAGCGCGGGCGGTGGGCCTTCGATCGATCCGCAGCGGCTCGAGGAGCTTCGTCGCGGCAATCCGCTCGCGGGGTTCAATCGCGGGTGGGACGCGCGGCGGCTCTGGCTCACGTCGTTCGAGGAGCAGGATCGACAGGTTCGCATCCGCGGGGTCGGGCGGACCAACGAGGACGTCGCGGAGTTCCTGCGACGGCTCGCGCTCTCGGACTCGTTCGAGGCGGTGAACCTGCAGAAGACCGAGGCGGTCGAGGATCGCACGACGCACCTCGCGCTGATCTCGTTCGAGCTCACCGCGACGGTGAGGTACTGA
- a CDS encoding type 4a pilus biogenesis protein PilO, with translation MAAAPTAKPAGGAKQPQTFAAQPAAVKVMLAVFIVAILGAIYYFALHTPMEEAISNEQGRFSQLQNQMREAEERQREFIRLREEVASREGLDRANMRVLPEQAEIAAFLQDLNRLAETSGLQMRLVEPRPEEPDTHYVRLPVALGVRGRYHQLARFFYNVSRLERAISMENIELTEPTLAGEDVVLDVGVLATTYRRPTAPPPAPDGAAAAPQGG, from the coding sequence ATGGCCGCAGCACCGACCGCCAAGCCCGCCGGGGGCGCCAAGCAGCCGCAGACCTTCGCCGCGCAGCCCGCCGCGGTGAAGGTGATGCTCGCGGTGTTCATCGTCGCGATCCTCGGGGCGATCTACTACTTCGCGCTGCACACGCCGATGGAGGAAGCGATCTCCAACGAGCAGGGGCGCTTCTCCCAGCTGCAGAACCAGATGCGCGAGGCCGAGGAGCGGCAGCGCGAGTTCATCCGCCTCCGCGAGGAGGTCGCGTCGCGCGAGGGGCTCGATCGCGCGAACATGCGCGTGCTCCCCGAGCAGGCGGAGATTGCGGCGTTCCTCCAGGATCTGAACCGGCTCGCGGAGACGAGCGGCCTCCAGATGCGGCTCGTCGAGCCGCGGCCCGAGGAGCCCGACACCCACTACGTGCGGCTGCCGGTCGCGCTCGGAGTGCGCGGTCGGTATCACCAGCTCGCGCGCTTCTTCTACAACGTGAGCCGGCTCGAGCGCGCGATCAGCATGGAGAACATCGAGCTGACCGAGCCGACGCTGGCCGGCGAGGACGTGGTGCTCGACGTCGGCGTGCTCGCGACGACGTATCGACGTCCGACCGCGCCGCCTCCGGCGCCGGACGGCGCGGCGGCCGCGCCGCAGGGGGGCTGA
- a CDS encoding type IV pilus secretin PilQ, whose translation MRRLFSIVAIVALLWQGTSAVRAQPASSARVEALALRGDETRADVVIRGAFDVPVYAVRSREGGRVVVVDVQGASLGDAGAALEGDASLITRTTSSTSAHGVRIELETRSAVSYRVRASSGRIQLRLEALPEASEESESAVPVVSGAAEPERERVVDADAPLAVRGVTVERRDGRDRVVVSLSRGAEFRLLPGRVGPARLELPAAEIAPGARREVRVEGDDGVVRSVRVRGSDGRTIVEVDRAEGATGTAIREGDRIVWLFAAPPPSVDDRPRSRTISRETHLDEELGTLDDAGASEIESEEAAAFLTDVPLQVDAARGSRQYRGRRIDLDFNNADIHNILRLLAEVGGVNIVTSDDVTGTVTIRMRNVPWDQALEVVLQAKGLGMVRRGNLIRVAPLSTLEKEREAAIARRKQQVELAPLETRLVPVSYATASELEPRVRELLSPRGTVSVDERTNVLIVRDMVEALDDVEELVRTLDTQTPQVLVEARIVEATSQYIRDVGIQWGGDVTMSTATGNPTGLVFPSSVGVAGGAYDQQTPTAGLSPFSRQVAVPNFGVNLPATVGTGAGGALGLTLGSLGGNVHLAVRLSAAEASGTVRIISSPRILTLDNHEAHIAQGTLIPYSQISAQGVQTAFQEAKLELRVRPHVTSDGSVAMHVRITRDEPDFTRTSVRGDPTILKREAETDLLVDDGHTAVIGGIYTRTTGRNVDQVPFFGDIPILGVLFQRRRVRDERSELLIFLTPRIVNRDEALRR comes from the coding sequence ATGCGTCGGCTGTTCTCGATCGTGGCGATCGTCGCGCTGCTCTGGCAGGGCACGAGCGCGGTGCGGGCGCAGCCGGCGTCCTCTGCGCGCGTGGAAGCGCTCGCGCTGCGCGGTGACGAGACACGCGCCGACGTCGTGATCCGCGGCGCGTTCGACGTGCCGGTCTACGCCGTGCGCAGCCGCGAGGGAGGGCGCGTGGTCGTCGTCGACGTGCAGGGCGCGTCGCTCGGCGATGCGGGCGCGGCGCTCGAGGGCGATGCGTCGCTGATCACGCGGACGACGTCGAGCACCAGCGCGCACGGCGTGCGCATCGAGCTGGAGACGCGCAGCGCGGTGTCGTATCGCGTGCGCGCGTCGTCGGGACGGATCCAGCTGCGGCTCGAGGCGCTGCCCGAGGCGAGCGAGGAGAGCGAGAGCGCGGTGCCGGTGGTGTCGGGCGCAGCGGAGCCCGAGCGCGAGCGCGTGGTGGACGCGGACGCGCCGCTCGCGGTGCGTGGCGTGACCGTCGAGCGTCGCGACGGACGCGATCGTGTGGTGGTCTCGCTGAGCCGTGGCGCGGAGTTCCGGCTGCTGCCGGGGCGTGTCGGGCCGGCGCGGCTCGAGCTGCCCGCGGCGGAGATCGCGCCGGGCGCGCGTCGCGAGGTGCGCGTCGAGGGCGACGACGGAGTCGTGCGCAGCGTGCGCGTGCGCGGCAGCGACGGGCGCACGATCGTCGAGGTCGATCGCGCCGAGGGCGCGACCGGCACCGCGATCCGCGAGGGCGATCGCATCGTGTGGCTCTTCGCGGCGCCGCCGCCGAGCGTCGACGATCGCCCGCGCTCGCGCACCATCTCGCGCGAGACGCACCTCGACGAGGAGCTCGGCACCCTCGACGACGCGGGCGCGAGCGAGATCGAGTCGGAAGAGGCCGCGGCGTTCCTCACCGACGTCCCGCTGCAGGTCGATGCCGCGCGCGGATCGCGCCAGTACCGCGGGCGTCGCATCGATCTCGACTTCAACAACGCCGACATCCACAACATCCTCCGCCTCCTCGCGGAGGTCGGCGGCGTCAACATCGTCACCAGCGACGACGTCACCGGCACCGTCACGATCCGCATGCGGAACGTGCCGTGGGATCAGGCGCTCGAGGTCGTGCTGCAGGCCAAGGGCCTCGGCATGGTGCGCCGTGGGAACCTGATCCGCGTCGCGCCGCTCTCGACGCTCGAGAAGGAGCGCGAGGCTGCGATCGCGCGTCGCAAGCAGCAGGTGGAGCTCGCGCCGCTCGAGACGCGCCTGGTGCCGGTGAGCTACGCGACCGCGAGCGAGCTCGAGCCGCGGGTGCGCGAGCTGCTCTCGCCGCGCGGCACCGTGAGCGTCGACGAGCGCACCAACGTGCTGATCGTGCGCGACATGGTCGAGGCGCTCGACGACGTCGAGGAGCTGGTGCGCACGCTCGACACGCAGACGCCGCAGGTGCTCGTCGAGGCGCGCATCGTCGAAGCGACGAGCCAGTACATCCGCGACGTCGGCATCCAGTGGGGCGGCGACGTGACGATGAGCACCGCGACCGGGAACCCGACGGGCCTCGTGTTCCCGTCGTCGGTGGGCGTCGCGGGCGGCGCGTACGATCAGCAGACGCCGACCGCCGGCCTCTCGCCGTTCTCGCGCCAGGTCGCCGTGCCGAACTTCGGCGTGAACCTCCCCGCGACGGTCGGCACCGGCGCCGGCGGCGCGCTCGGTCTCACGCTCGGATCGCTCGGCGGGAACGTGCACCTCGCGGTGCGCCTCAGCGCCGCGGAGGCGAGCGGCACCGTCCGCATCATCTCGAGCCCGCGCATCCTGACGCTCGACAACCACGAGGCGCACATCGCGCAGGGCACGCTGATCCCGTACTCGCAGATCAGCGCGCAGGGCGTCCAGACCGCGTTCCAGGAAGCGAAGCTCGAGCTGCGCGTGCGACCGCACGTGACGAGCGACGGCAGCGTCGCGATGCACGTGCGCATCACGCGCGACGAGCCCGACTTCACGCGGACCTCGGTGCGCGGCGATCCGACGATCCTCAAGCGCGAGGCGGAGACCGATCTGCTCGTCGACGACGGGCACACCGCGGTCATCGGCGGCATCTACACGCGCACCACGGGCCGCAACGTCGATCAGGTACCGTTCTTCGGCGACATCCCGATCCTCGGCGTGCTCTTCCAGCGCCGTCGCGTGCGAGACGAGCGCAGCGAGCTGCTGATCTTCCTGACGCCGCGCATCGTGAACCGCGACGAGGCGCTGCGGCGGTAG
- a CDS encoding LysM peptidoglycan-binding domain-containing protein codes for MTPFRLLLATLALALAVLAMPGAASAQRTHTVREGQSLARIARRYDVRVSDLAAANGLRPDSQVRPGQELRVPEAGVTYVREGQTLSEIAHDAGCSISDLQRLNRLRDGQSLRVGQRIVLPGHVEQAEVDRAASRWGRPRTPGVATIYRTATRTRTRVRLVDTRGRAPRASLRRMQELMRPRGATRRDRYPQPPSRLLELLARVSDHFGGRTIHVVSGFRSAGGYTRETSQHVAGHAIDIRIDGVPNTVLRDYLRTLDRVGVGYYPRSTFVHFDVRDRATYWVDWSRPGEAPRYQRRGEAPPEDATTDERARVGEGGDDVSDEGAEGSVATEEDTEAAAPSAATE; via the coding sequence ATGACGCCGTTCCGTCTCCTCCTCGCGACGCTCGCGCTCGCGCTGGCCGTCCTCGCGATGCCCGGCGCGGCGAGCGCCCAGCGCACGCACACCGTCCGCGAGGGACAGAGCCTCGCGCGCATCGCGCGTCGCTACGACGTGCGGGTGTCCGACCTCGCCGCGGCGAACGGGCTCCGGCCCGACTCCCAGGTGCGCCCCGGCCAGGAGCTGCGCGTCCCCGAGGCGGGCGTGACCTACGTGCGCGAGGGCCAGACGCTGAGCGAGATCGCGCATGATGCCGGGTGCAGCATCTCGGACCTGCAGCGCCTCAACCGGCTTCGGGACGGGCAGTCGCTGCGGGTCGGTCAGCGCATCGTGCTGCCCGGGCACGTCGAGCAGGCCGAGGTGGATCGCGCCGCGTCGCGCTGGGGTCGGCCGCGCACGCCGGGCGTCGCGACCATCTACCGCACCGCGACCCGCACCCGCACGCGCGTCCGGCTGGTCGACACGCGCGGGCGTGCACCGCGCGCGTCGCTCCGTCGCATGCAGGAGCTGATGCGGCCGCGCGGCGCGACGCGGCGCGATCGGTATCCCCAGCCGCCCTCGCGCTTGCTCGAGCTGCTGGCGCGGGTCTCCGACCACTTCGGCGGGCGCACCATCCACGTGGTCAGCGGGTTCCGCTCCGCGGGCGGCTACACGCGCGAGACGAGCCAGCACGTCGCGGGGCACGCGATCGACATCCGGATCGACGGCGTGCCCAACACCGTGCTCCGCGACTACCTGCGCACGTTGGATCGCGTGGGCGTCGGTTACTATCCGCGCAGCACGTTCGTGCACTTCGACGTCCGCGACCGCGCGACCTACTGGGTCGACTGGTCGCGGCCGGGTGAGGCACCGCGCTACCAGCGTCGTGGTGAAGCGCCGCCCGAGGACGCGACGACCGACGAGCGCGCGCGTGTCGGCGAGGGCGGCGACGACGTGTCCGACGAGGGCGCCGAGGGTTCGGTCGCGACCGAAGAGGACACCGAAGCCGCCGCCCCGAGCGCGGCCACCGAGTAG
- a CDS encoding response regulator, translating to MPSENGPLRGRTVLVVEDHEDMRDLISQYLTSGGATVIGASNGASAREALAQCSVDLIVTDIAMPTESGIEMMERIRAAGWLREVPAIAISGEIRTDELVRFRPSLFQAVLAKPFDPARLVAIASELVG from the coding sequence ATGCCCTCGGAGAACGGGCCGCTTCGCGGACGAACGGTGCTCGTGGTGGAGGACCACGAGGACATGCGCGACCTGATCTCGCAGTACCTCACGTCGGGCGGTGCGACCGTGATCGGCGCGTCGAACGGCGCGAGCGCGCGCGAGGCGCTGGCGCAGTGCAGCGTGGATCTGATCGTCACCGACATCGCGATGCCGACCGAGAGCGGCATCGAGATGATGGAGCGCATCCGCGCCGCAGGGTGGCTGCGCGAGGTCCCCGCGATCGCGATCAGCGGGGAGATCCGCACCGACGAGCTGGTGCGCTTCCGCCCGTCGTTGTTCCAAGCGGTGCTCGCGAAGCCATTCGATCCGGCGCGCCTCGTCGCGATCGCGAGCGAGCTCGTCGGCTGA
- the pilM gene encoding type IV pilus assembly protein PilM has translation MSEGKHLVGVDIGSSSIKVCELKEGRRGARQLVRFAYHPLPPQTIVDGHIINSAAVVEGLDKLFHKQKNRDVALRVSGHSVIIKKITMPLMTSAELREQINWEAEQHIPFDLAEVEIDWQVLQQRQEQGQMDVLLVAAKKEEVNDLTNIAAEAKLRPRVVDLDAFTVQNAFEVTQQGGIPTDRTIALIHVGASLTTLNILSGGTTAFTRDIANGGNQITEEIQRSLGISAEEAEAYKCGGDGRGLVPREVPEIVQQVVEQLAGEIQRSLDFYLATSGEGEVHRVVVSGGTANIRALLDAIERRARVPVELLDPLRIAEAAPKSTDASLLQARAAQAAVAFGLALRREREKLQ, from the coding sequence ATGTCCGAGGGGAAGCACCTGGTCGGGGTCGACATCGGGTCGAGCTCGATCAAGGTCTGTGAGCTGAAGGAGGGGCGCAGGGGCGCGCGCCAGCTGGTGCGCTTCGCGTATCACCCGCTCCCTCCGCAGACCATCGTCGACGGCCACATCATCAACTCCGCAGCGGTGGTGGAGGGCCTCGACAAGCTCTTCCACAAGCAGAAGAACCGCGACGTCGCGCTCCGCGTGAGCGGGCACTCGGTGATCATCAAGAAGATCACCATGCCGCTCATGACGAGCGCCGAGCTCCGCGAGCAGATCAACTGGGAGGCCGAGCAGCACATCCCGTTCGATCTCGCGGAGGTCGAGATCGACTGGCAGGTGCTCCAGCAGCGGCAGGAGCAGGGCCAGATGGACGTGCTCCTCGTCGCGGCCAAGAAGGAAGAGGTCAACGACCTCACGAACATCGCGGCCGAGGCGAAGCTGCGCCCACGCGTGGTCGATCTCGATGCGTTCACGGTGCAGAACGCGTTCGAGGTCACGCAGCAGGGCGGCATCCCGACGGACCGGACGATCGCGTTGATCCACGTCGGCGCGTCGCTGACGACGCTGAACATCCTCAGCGGTGGGACCACTGCGTTCACGCGCGACATCGCGAACGGTGGCAACCAGATCACCGAGGAGATCCAGCGCTCGCTCGGGATCAGCGCCGAAGAGGCCGAGGCCTACAAGTGCGGCGGCGACGGGCGCGGGCTCGTGCCGCGCGAGGTCCCGGAGATCGTGCAGCAGGTCGTCGAGCAGCTCGCGGGAGAGATCCAGCGCTCGCTCGACTTCTATCTCGCGACGAGCGGCGAGGGCGAGGTGCACCGCGTCGTGGTGTCGGGCGGGACCGCGAACATCCGCGCGCTGCTCGACGCGATCGAGCGGCGCGCGCGGGTGCCGGTCGAGCTGCTCGACCCGCTGCGCATCGCGGAAGCTGCGCCGAAGTCGACCGATGCTTCGCTGCTCCAGGCGCGCGCGGCGCAGGCCGCGGTCGCGTTCGGTCTCGCCCTGCGTCGTGAGCGGGAGAAGCTGCAATGA
- a CDS encoding helix-turn-helix transcriptional regulator, whose translation MEHDDKFAAIVPGSSGGPGDGSVITGGSITGGEAIAVSPELETGSGGGAVAPAKSNEPAKASPGERASAQRDPGSPDGPDVAAREAVDEEEEDEAPRKARGRGTEKGPTSDKGSEKGKRQPNNVRRLRIERMMSKAELARRANLSVLTIDRVEKGYGCRMDSKRKILEALGLSLADRVRVFGEEE comes from the coding sequence ATGGAGCACGACGACAAGTTCGCCGCGATCGTGCCGGGCTCCTCCGGTGGGCCGGGCGACGGATCCGTGATCACCGGTGGGTCGATCACGGGCGGAGAGGCGATCGCGGTCTCGCCGGAGCTCGAGACCGGCTCCGGTGGTGGGGCGGTCGCGCCGGCGAAGTCGAACGAGCCGGCGAAGGCGAGCCCGGGCGAGCGTGCCTCGGCCCAGCGTGACCCCGGGAGCCCGGACGGACCGGACGTCGCCGCCCGCGAGGCGGTCGACGAAGAAGAAGAGGACGAGGCGCCGCGAAAGGCGCGTGGGCGCGGGACCGAGAAGGGTCCCACCTCCGACAAGGGCTCGGAGAAGGGCAAGCGCCAGCCCAACAATGTTCGCCGCCTGCGCATCGAGCGAATGATGTCGAAGGCGGAGCTGGCACGTCGTGCGAACCTCTCGGTGCTGACGATCGATCGCGTCGAGAAGGGATACGGGTGCCGCATGGATTCGAAGAGAAAGATCCTCGAGGCACTCGGCTTGAGCCTCGCGGACCGCGTACGCGTGTTCGGCGAGGAGGAGTGA
- a CDS encoding FG-GAP repeat domain-containing protein, which yields MLGVHVAPEIVAEVLVDALIEIATAVTAADPAVHHAAVEHAARDEAVEIVVDAVAALGRWDRTGAGLPLTDVERRSRAARRARDREQRDEDWRERAWIASTGAIAPQAKKHGAVYEARAWYVGAVRAFSPPAMGLVVMSLCVACGSERAVRVLLEIDDADGDSVCLVASASGEVVFASSYEVATLPAGERSLTFVAGERVSDALTLSARVSRDGRTVARASSEARFGDQGVVEQRLRAVRCMPRDVEPSPARELGAFDALPEGARLHATDVDADGRDELLAIDTEGALVALDTTTIAELEAIGALPLASGDLDGDCLIDVVLAGPEGARVVRGDDPDAASTTIGTAARDVATGVRTDEGARAIAIASEGGLVLSAWDEDAPRLLATGVFTRVLAGDLTGDGRDDLVATSDTATRVLLALESGFREEPGALPGSIATATGPIALGDLDGDGALDLVSATGATLRIALNRGDGLLEDRTGATAPMLAADARRLETVDLDGDCIDEIVALDAAGALSVWARDARGLWVESDETLDAVGIDLAVLDADGDGAREIAVLDASSTVTSWRP from the coding sequence GTGCTCGGGGTGCACGTAGCGCCCGAGATCGTCGCGGAAGTCCTCGTCGACGCGCTGATCGAGATCGCAACCGCCGTCACGGCCGCAGACCCCGCCGTCCATCACGCCGCCGTCGAGCACGCCGCTCGCGACGAGGCCGTCGAGATCGTCGTCGATGCCGTTGCAGCGCTCGGGCGATGGGACCGGACCGGCGCCGGCCTCCCACTGACGGATGTCGAGCGTCGATCGCGCGCCGCACGACGCGCTCGCGATCGCGAACAGCGCGACGAGGACTGGCGTGAGCGCGCGTGGATCGCGAGCACCGGGGCGATCGCCCCGCAGGCCAAGAAGCATGGCGCAGTATACGAAGCGCGCGCGTGGTATGTAGGCGCGGTGCGAGCGTTTTCGCCGCCCGCGATGGGGCTCGTCGTCATGTCGCTGTGCGTCGCGTGCGGAAGCGAACGCGCCGTCCGGGTGCTCTTGGAAATCGACGACGCCGACGGCGACTCCGTGTGCCTCGTCGCATCCGCCTCGGGCGAGGTCGTGTTCGCCTCGTCCTACGAGGTCGCGACGCTGCCCGCGGGCGAGCGCTCGCTGACGTTCGTCGCGGGCGAGCGAGTGAGCGACGCGCTCACCTTGAGCGCACGGGTGTCGCGCGACGGGCGCACGGTCGCGCGGGCGTCGAGCGAAGCGCGGTTCGGCGATCAGGGCGTCGTCGAGCAGCGGCTGCGCGCGGTGCGCTGCATGCCGCGCGACGTCGAGCCCAGCCCGGCGCGCGAGCTCGGCGCGTTCGACGCGCTCCCCGAGGGCGCCCGCCTGCACGCGACGGACGTCGACGCCGATGGTCGCGACGAGCTGCTCGCGATCGACACCGAGGGCGCGCTGGTCGCGCTCGACACGACGACGATCGCCGAGCTCGAGGCGATCGGCGCGCTGCCGCTCGCGAGCGGCGATCTCGACGGCGACTGTCTGATCGACGTCGTGCTCGCCGGCCCCGAGGGCGCGCGCGTGGTGCGTGGCGACGATCCCGACGCGGCCTCGACCACGATCGGCACGGCGGCGCGCGACGTCGCGACGGGGGTGCGCACCGACGAGGGCGCGCGCGCGATCGCGATCGCGTCCGAGGGCGGCCTCGTGCTCAGCGCGTGGGACGAGGACGCGCCGCGCCTGCTCGCGACGGGCGTGTTCACCCGCGTGCTCGCGGGCGATCTCACCGGCGACGGCCGCGACGATCTCGTCGCGACGAGCGACACCGCGACGCGCGTGCTGCTGGCGCTCGAGTCGGGGTTCCGCGAGGAGCCGGGCGCGCTGCCCGGATCGATCGCGACCGCGACCGGACCGATCGCGCTCGGCGATCTCGATGGCGACGGCGCGCTCGATCTCGTGAGCGCGACGGGCGCGACGCTCCGCATCGCGCTCAACCGCGGCGACGGTCTGCTCGAGGATCGCACCGGCGCGACCGCACCGATGCTCGCGGCCGACGCGCGTCGCCTCGAGACCGTCGACCTCGACGGCGACTGCATCGACGAGATCGTCGCGCTCGATGCTGCGGGCGCGCTGAGCGTGTGGGCGCGCGACGCGCGCGGGCTCTGGGTCGAGTCGGACGAGACGCTCGATGCGGTCGGGATCGATCTCGCCGTGCTCGACGCCGACGGTGATGGCGCGCGAGAGATCGCAGTGCTGGACGCGAGCTCCACGGTGACGTCGTGGCGACCCTGA
- a CDS encoding pilus assembly protein PilP, which translates to MRLVGHHLSSRTLRVLVLALALAGCEEDIQVGRGVTPEAGGATATPTPPPDVAPTTPAAAPDAGLGLSYRDDDFVEAETNRDPFRSFAEIFVTRPTREPVQREVVMPRTAIDDMRLIAIVSGMANPSAMLVDTDGTGHTVHRGDYLGRPEVVQTGGEDAVPITLNWRVDRIRPGEVVLTREDPTAPNRPPLTRVIPLHTETTEATL; encoded by the coding sequence ATGCGCCTCGTCGGACATCACCTGTCGTCGCGGACGCTGCGCGTGCTGGTGCTCGCGCTCGCGCTCGCGGGGTGCGAAGAGGACATCCAGGTCGGTCGCGGCGTGACACCGGAGGCCGGCGGCGCGACCGCCACGCCGACGCCGCCTCCCGACGTCGCGCCGACGACGCCGGCCGCTGCGCCCGACGCGGGCCTGGGGCTCTCGTACCGCGACGACGACTTCGTCGAGGCGGAGACGAACCGCGATCCGTTCCGATCGTTCGCGGAGATCTTCGTCACGCGCCCGACGCGCGAGCCGGTGCAGCGCGAGGTCGTGATGCCGCGCACCGCGATCGACGACATGCGTCTCATCGCGATCGTGAGCGGGATGGCGAACCCGAGCGCGATGCTCGTCGACACCGACGGGACCGGGCACACCGTGCACCGCGGCGACTATCTCGGGCGCCCCGAGGTCGTGCAGACCGGCGGCGAGGACGCGGTGCCGATCACGCTCAACTGGCGCGTGGATCGGATCCGGCCCGGTGAAGTGGTGCTGACGCGCGAAGATCCGACGGCGCCCAATCGGCCGCCGCTGACGCGCGTGATCCCGCTCCACACCGAGACCACCGAAGCGACGCTCTGA